CGTTCCCTCCTCTGGATGTCTACAGTTTCCCGATGCCCAGGCCCGAGCGGGGCCGGGCAGCGGCGGGAGAGGAAGCCCCCTCGCCGGTGGCCGCCTCCTCCACCTCCGTCACCGGGACCGTGGTGAACAGGTAGGTCTTCAGGGCGTCGTCCAGGGCGGGGAGGCGGCGACGAAGCCACTCGATGCACATGGCGGCGTGCTCGATCTCCTCGTCCCGGTTGTGGAGCACCAGGGCCACCAGCTCCGGGTCCGAGGCCAGGGCGGCCCTCTGGTGGTAGTAGTCGATGGCCTCCACTTCCTCCCGAAGGCTCGCCAGGGCGCGGCTGATGTCCCGGTCCTGGGCGGGAAGCTCTCCGGCGGGTTCAAAGTATCCCATGGTACCGACCTCCTCCATGCGGGGTTTGGGGGACCGGGAAGGCCCCCTCTGAAACCATTCTAACTCATGAAAGGAGGGCTGGGACAGAAAGGAGAGAGGAGAACGGTCAGTTCGGGCGGGCTTTGCGGGCCTTGTGACGGTACATGGCCTGATCCGCCTTGTGGAGGAGGGCATCCGGGTCTCTCCCGTCCCGGGGGAAGAGGGCGGCCCCCAGGCTTGCGGTGACGGTGAAGCATCGGTCTTCCATCCGCAGGGGAGCGTCGAACTGGGAGGCGATCTTGTCCAGGATGGGTTCGATCTGCTCCTCCCGGGTCAGGTCGGGCAGGAGCATGACGAACTCGTCCCCCCCGATGCGGGCCACCAGGTCGGACCGGCGCAGGCACCCCCGCAGCCGTTCCGCGATGACCCTCAGGGCCTCGTCTCCGTAGACGTGCCCCAGCTGGTCGTTGATCTCCTTGAACTCGTTGAGGTCGATGAACACCAGGGCCAGGATCTGCCCCGCCCGGGACGCCTCCTGCAGGGCCAGGTCGAAGGCCTCCCGGAAGGCCGCCCGGTTGGGCAGGTCCGTGAGAAGGTCGTGGTAGGCCAGGTGGCGGATGGCCCGCTCCCGGCGCCGGGACTCCGTCAGGTCCACCACCTGCACCAGAAAGCCCCGGCGTGTTCCCTCCGGTCCGTCCAGGCGCACCGCGAAGAGCCGACCGTCCAGGACCTTGCCGGAACAGGTGCGAAGCCGCCGATCCAACACCTCCCGGCGGGAACGCCCCGAGAGGAGGCGCACCAGGCCCTCCCCGCCGGGGACCTGGTCCTCCGGGGGAGAGAACTCCCGGACGTGGCGGCCCGTCAGGTCTCCGGCGGGGCAGTCCAGCAGCTCCTCCAGGGTCCCGTTGGCCTCCCGGATCAGCCCGTCGGGGGAGAGGAGGGCAGCCCCCACCAGAGACTCCTCGAAGAAGAGCCGGTAGCCTTCCCGGTCCAGGGGATTCTGATCCCTCCGGCAGACCTTCGTCGGTTCCTCCACGCTGGTCCTTCCCCCTCGTCCTTCAGGTAACGACACCATAGACCCTGGGTTATAGTCCCGCAAGGCAACAACTACGGATAGTATAAAATGAGCCAAAAGTCCCGTGTTGCAGGATTGATTTTGCGTTCAAACCTGGTTCCAGCCCTGCTCCCGGAACACCGTGCGCACCACCTCCCGACCCGCATAGGGCCGGGCCAGGCGGGCGCAGGCCTCCCGAAGCCGGGCCCGCTCCGCCGGGTCCTCCAGGATCTCCTCCGCCCGCTCCGCCGTGCGGCGCACCTCGAAGAGCACCCGGGCGGCCCCCCGATCCAGGAGGTAGTCGCTGTTGCGCTGCTCCTGCCCCGGGATGGGGTCCATGAGGAGGATGGGCAGCCCCAGGCAGAGCACCTCGGAGGTGCACAGCCCTCCGGGCTTCATCACCACCAGGTCGCTGGCGGCGTAGTGCTCCAGGATGTTCTCCACGAACCCTTCGATCCGGACGTGGGAGGCCCCGGAGAAGAGCTTCCTCATCCGCCGCAGGAGCCTCTGGTTGTTGCCGCACACCACCAGGGTGGTCCAGTCCCTCCTGCGGGCCAGGGAGGCCACCGCCTCCTCGATGGGACCCACCCCGATGCCCCCGCTGATCACCAGCACCACCCGCCCCTCCCGGGGGAGGTTCAGGGCGGCCCGGGCCTCCTCCCTCCCCGGGGGGGAGGCGTAGGCGGGGAAGACGGGGATGCCCGTCTCGTGGACCTTCTCGGTGATGCCGTCGGCGGCGTACTGCCGGGCCGCCTCGGGACCCGCCACGAACCACCCCGCGAAGAGCCGGTTGCGGTGGAACACGTGGCTCAGGAAATCCGTGTTCACGTAATAGAGGGGAACCTGAGGGGCGAAGGCCTCCGCCAGGGGGCCCGCCCCGAAGAAGTGGGTACAGAAGAGGGCGTGGGGACCGAAGGCCTCCAGGCGCCGCTTGAGCCGCCGGAGGTTCAGCTTGGCGGTCATCTCGTTGAGGGACCCCAGGAGGCCGTCCCGGGCCTCCGGGTCGTCCAGGGTGTCGTAGAAGTACCCCCACAGCCGGGGGGCGCGCTTGACCATCTCCAGGTAGGACCGGGAGATGAAGCCCCGCACCAGGGGGGAGGCGAAGGAGAGCACGTCCAGGCACTGGACCTTCACGTCCTGCCCCTCTCGCCGGAACCATTCCCCCAGGGCCAGGGCGGCGGTCCTGTGCCCCGTCCCCACGGTGGCGTAGAGCAGGGCTACCCGGATCTCCACGGCTACAGCTTCCCCTTGAGCAGGTCCCCCAGCGTGACCCCCGGGGCCTGAGACCGCTCCGTCTCCGTGCGGATCCCCGCCAACAGGGTGGAGAGGATCTGTTCTTCCTTGAAGTGGGAGGGGAAATACAGCGCCGCCGCGTCCCCGTGGCCGCCCCCCCGCACCTTGCGCCCGTCCCGCAGAAGCCCCACC
The sequence above is drawn from the Aminomonas paucivorans DSM 12260 genome and encodes:
- a CDS encoding MGDG synthase family glycosyltransferase, coding for MEIRVALLYATVGTGHRTAALALGEWFRREGQDVKVQCLDVLSFASPLVRGFISRSYLEMVKRAPRLWGYFYDTLDDPEARDGLLGSLNEMTAKLNLRRLKRRLEAFGPHALFCTHFFGAGPLAEAFAPQVPLYYVNTDFLSHVFHRNRLFAGWFVAGPEAARQYAADGITEKVHETGIPVFPAYASPPGREEARAALNLPREGRVVLVISGGIGVGPIEEAVASLARRRDWTTLVVCGNNQRLLRRMRKLFSGASHVRIEGFVENILEHYAASDLVVMKPGGLCTSEVLCLGLPILLMDPIPGQEQRNSDYLLDRGAARVLFEVRRTAERAEEILEDPAERARLREACARLARPYAGREVVRTVFREQGWNQV
- a CDS encoding sensor domain-containing diguanylate cyclase; amino-acid sequence: MEEPTKVCRRDQNPLDREGYRLFFEESLVGAALLSPDGLIREANGTLEELLDCPAGDLTGRHVREFSPPEDQVPGGEGLVRLLSGRSRREVLDRRLRTCSGKVLDGRLFAVRLDGPEGTRRGFLVQVVDLTESRRRERAIRHLAYHDLLTDLPNRAAFREAFDLALQEASRAGQILALVFIDLNEFKEINDQLGHVYGDEALRVIAERLRGCLRRSDLVARIGGDEFVMLLPDLTREEQIEPILDKIASQFDAPLRMEDRCFTVTASLGAALFPRDGRDPDALLHKADQAMYRHKARKARPN
- a CDS encoding encapsulin-associated ferritin-like protein; the encoded protein is MGYFEPAGELPAQDRDISRALASLREEVEAIDYYHQRAALASDPELVALVLHNRDEEIEHAAMCIEWLRRRLPALDDALKTYLFTTVPVTEVEEAATGEGASSPAAARPRSGLGIGKL